The nucleotide sequence CCACATCGGAGGCGAGCGGCGCGGCGGGCGGGAAGGCGAGGCGCCACAGCCGGCGGCGCTCGGCCGGGCCGGGGCGGGTGAAGTGGACGACGAACGTGAAGCGGCGGGTGAACGCGGCGTCGATGTTCTCCCGCAGGTTGCTGGCGAGGATGACCAGCACGTCGCTGGACTCCAGCCGCTGCAGCAGGTAGCCGATCTCCAGGTTCGCGTACCGGTCGGTGCCGTGCCGCACGTCGCCGCGCTTGCCGAACAGCGAGTCGGCCTCGTCGAAGAACAGGACCGCCCGGCTCTCCTCGGCCTGGCGGAACGCGGCGTCCAGGTTCTTCTCCGTCTCGCCGACCCACTTGGAGACCACCTGGGACAGGTCGACGGTGAGCAGGTCGACACCGAGCGTGCCGGCGAGGATCTCGGCGCAGAGCGTCTTGCCGGTGCCCGGCTCGCCGCTGAAGAGCACCTTCACGCCGGCGTCGCCCGGGTGCCGGCCGAAGCCCCACGCCTCGGCGACCCTCGGCCACGCCCGGAACGCGGCGGCGATCTCGGTGATGTGGCGCAGCTGCTCCGGCGGCAGCACGAGGTCGTCGAGGGTGCGGCGGGGCGTGACCGCGCGCAGGTACCCGCTGGTGCGGCCCCGTGTCACGGCCGCGACCGCCGGGCGGACGTGGTCGGCGATCGGCGCCGGGCGGCCGTTGCCGGCGAACCGGGCGCCCGCCCCGGCGACCGCGGCCACCGCGCGCAACTCGTCGCCGCCGAGCCGGTAGCGGGCCGCGAGCTCGTCCAGCAGCGGGCCGGAAAGGCCGGGCAGCGCGGTGGACCAGCTCTCGTGCCGCTCGCGGAAGCCGGGGGCGGGCAGGTCCCATTCCGCGTACGCCCGGGCGGCCAGCAGCGGCACCGGACGCCAGGGTGAGTCGCCGCTCAGGATGACCGGCAGCCGGGCACGGACCAGCAGGTCCACTGTGGACGGCGATTCGGCCGGCTCGCCGGTGGGCAGCCACAGCACGGCGCCGAGGGCCGCCGCCAGCCGCACCGCCTCGGCCGGGTCGGCACCGGGCAGGACGGTCCGAAGTGGACGGCCGCTGTGCGCGGCGACGGCGACGGCGGCGTCGCGCCGGGCGGACGGCGTGGCGCCCCACAGGCCGAGCAGGTCGACCTGCCCGGTGGCGAGCGCGCGCCCGAGCCGGGCGGTGCGGGCCGGGTCGACCGCGGGCGGCGCGTACCCGGGCGGTGTGGCGACCTCGCCCGGATCGTGCCCCACCAGTCCGGCGTCGGGCTCGCCGAGCAGCAGGTCGGTGACGCCCGGGGCGGGCACGAGCTCGCGGGCCAGCTCGACGCCGGTGCCGGGCAGCACGTCGACGAGCCCGTACCGGCGCAGCCGCCCCGCCGGGCCGAGCATCCGCCGCACCGCCAGCCGCCGCCGCGCGCCGGGCCCGCCCAGGGTGGCGGCGACCAGCTCCACCGAGGGCAGGCGGCGGTGGAGGTTGTCCACGATGTACGCGTAGACCCGCTCGTACGCGGGGTCCAGCTCGGGTCCGGCGACCAGCAGCAGGATGTCCTGCTCGGTCCGGTCCAGCCCGCAGCGGGCGGCGAGCGCGTCCAGCGGCAGCACGATCCCGGCACCTTCCGCCTCCCGCCGCAGCTCCCGCTCCTGCTCGTCCCCGTCCCCGGGCGGACCCGTCTCACCGGTGGAGGACGGACCCGGCGCGGACCAGGCGTCGAGGCGTTCCAGCAGCAGCGCGGCCTGCTCGTCGGTCACGCAGTACGGGGTGAGGTCGGGGCGGAGAAGGCGAGCGGCCAGCTCCGCCTGCCGGGTGGCCGCCGCGCGCAGCGCCCGGTGCGGGCCGGCCAGCCGCAGCCGCAGGTGGGCCAGGGCGAGGTCGGCGCGGGTGGGCACGGCGCTCACCCGCGCCCGAACGTGAGCGTGCGGCCGTCGAGCCAGGCCACGGCGGGCACGTCGGCGAGCAGGCCGTGCGCGGCGAGGTCGTCGTGGCGGCGGCCGTACGGCAGGCGTACCCGCACCTCGTCCTCCCCGAAGCGGACCAGGCCGCCGAGGTCGGCGAGGCGGGCGAGGGCGAGCTGGGGCTCGGTCGGTTCGCGGTCGCGCCACAGCAGCCAGGCGATCGTGCCGAGGCCGGTCGCGGCCATCAGGGTGAGCGTGCGTTCCAGTCCGGGGCGGGGCGCGCGGGGCACCGCGCGGCGGGCGGCCATCGCGGCCAGCAGCTCGTCGACCGCCCCGACCGGTCCGGTGAGGTCGGCGGCCGCCGCGCGCGGCACGAGGCGCCGGTCCGACCAGCTGTCCGCGGGCCCGGCGACCCAGCGCCGCCCGGCGCCCGGCAGCCGCCGCCACGGCTCACCCCGGGCCGGCGGTGTCGCGGTCACGAGCGGTACGCCGGCCGCGGCCAGCTCGTCCACCGGCACCCCGCCCGCGGCGACCACGAGCGGGCGGCCGCACGCCTCCCAGAACGGCACCAGAGGTGTCCCGGCGTCGGCCCACGCGACCGGAAACAGCCCGTCCGGCTCGACCAGCAGCAGCCCGCCCTCCGCCCGGGTGACCAGCAGCGGCCGGTCCGCCTCGTGGCCGCGGCAGACGGCGAGGCCGGCGAGGCCGTCCAGCAGCGGCAGCCCGGGCACGTCACGGCGGGCGAGGTCGGCCAGCACGTCGTCCGCCACGGCGCCGCGCACGCCGGCGAACGCGGCGGCGGCCTCGACGTCCGATGTGGAACGCCGCCAGCCGCGCCCGGGCGGGGACAGCACCTTGTAGGCGAGACCGGCGGCGAACGCGCGCACGTCCCCGCCCAGCGCCGGCGCGACCGGCGCCAGCAGGTCGACCTTGTGGAGGGCGGCCGCGACGAGGAACGGCAGCACGGAGCCGACCTCGACCTCGCCCATCCGCGGACCGGCCGCGCGGTCGGTTTCCCTCGGCTGCGCCGTCGCCGCGGCCGCGGCGGCCGGCTCCGCGCCCGGCACACCCAGCGACGCGGCGTAGGCGGCGAGCGCCGCGGGCGGCAGCGCGGCGAGGAGGCGGCCGAGCTCGCCCCGCTCGGCGAGGGCCGACAGCACGGGCGCCAGGCCCGAGGGCAGCGGCGGCCGCGGGTACCGCGCCTCCCGCGCGCCGGCGGGCGCGGCCTCGCCATCCCGCTGGGCGTCGGGTGGCGGCGCGGCGGCGCCACCGGTGGCGGGCCCGGGCGCGGCGGGGCCCGGGACGAGGCCGGCCGCCAGGTCGGCGAGGGAGAGCGGTACCACCACGCGCACCGGCTCGGTGATCTCCACGTCGCCGTCCACGGCGGCCGCCAGGGCGGCGGCGAGCCGCTCGTCCCGTTCCAGCTGGGCGTGGATGAGCGCGGGCAGCGCCTCCACGACCCGCCGCACCAGCTCGCCGGGGGCCGGGCCCCAGCTCCAGCCGCCGCCGCGGACCACTGTCACGTCGCAGCGGCGTACGACGACATCGGGCTCCTCGCTCACCCGGACTCCGCCAGCGACACGCGTTCCAGCCGGCCCACCCAGCCGGAGACGAGGACCAGCACGCCGTGATCGCCCGGCGCGAGGCGGACGCCCAGCGTGGTCTC is from Phytohabitans houttuyneae and encodes:
- a CDS encoding ATP-binding protein → MPTRADLALAHLRLRLAGPHRALRAAATRQAELAARLLRPDLTPYCVTDEQAALLLERLDAWSAPGPSSTGETGPPGDGDEQERELRREAEGAGIVLPLDALAARCGLDRTEQDILLLVAGPELDPAYERVYAYIVDNLHRRLPSVELVAATLGGPGARRRLAVRRMLGPAGRLRRYGLVDVLPGTGVELARELVPAPGVTDLLLGEPDAGLVGHDPGEVATPPGYAPPAVDPARTARLGRALATGQVDLLGLWGATPSARRDAAVAVAAHSGRPLRTVLPGADPAEAVRLAAALGAVLWLPTGEPAESPSTVDLLVRARLPVILSGDSPWRPVPLLAARAYAEWDLPAPGFRERHESWSTALPGLSGPLLDELAARYRLGGDELRAVAAVAGAGARFAGNGRPAPIADHVRPAVAAVTRGRTSGYLRAVTPRRTLDDLVLPPEQLRHITEIAAAFRAWPRVAEAWGFGRHPGDAGVKVLFSGEPGTGKTLCAEILAGTLGVDLLTVDLSQVVSKWVGETEKNLDAAFRQAEESRAVLFFDEADSLFGKRGDVRHGTDRYANLEIGYLLQRLESSDVLVILASNLRENIDAAFTRRFTFVVHFTRPGPAERRRLWRLAFPPAAPLASDVDLAALSRLDMTGAAIAAAARSAALIAAESGGGTIPMRAVVAGVARQYQREARLLRPAELGAHAALLAPVEPSG